In a genomic window of Chroicocephalus ridibundus chromosome 18, bChrRid1.1, whole genome shotgun sequence:
- the MPZL2 gene encoding myelin protein zero-like protein 2: MHGPCWLGAVLFLGVQLQALWLAAAMEVHTSKEVDAVNGTNLRLKCTFSSSSPVSQHLSVTWNFQPEDQSSHEPVFYYFKEPYKLPTGRFKERVTWDGNIERNDVSIVIWNLQPTDNGTFTCQVKNPPDVGGTIGEVRLRVVQKVHFSEIHFLAVAIGSACVLMIIVVIVVIICRHHRKNVQEKRIEVADTELEKENLKIREEKEHSPLED; the protein is encoded by the exons ATGCATGGCCCCTGCTGGCTGGGTGCTGTGCTCTTCCTTGGGGTACAGCTCCAAG CACTCTGGCTTGCGGCAGCCATGGAAGTTCACACTTCCAAGGAGGTGGATGCTGTGAACGGCACTAACCTGCGGTTAAAATGCaccttttccagcagcagccctgtTAGCCAGCACCTGTCAGTGACCTGGAACTTCCAGCCTGAGGACCAGAGCTCTCATGAGCCG GTATTTTATTACTTCAAGGAGCCCTACAAGCTGCCCACTGGACGGTTTAAAGAGCGAGTCACCTGGGATGGGAATATTGAGCGTAACGATGTTTCCATCGTTATCTGGAATTTGCAGCCCACTGACAACGGGACATTCACCTGCCAGGTGAAGAACCCACCAGATGTTGGTGGCACAATCGGTGAAGTGCGACTCAGAGTTGTGCAGAAAG TGCATTTCTCAGAAATACATTTCCTGGCGGTGGCTATTGGGTCTGCTTGTGTTTTGATGATCATTGTGGTGATAGTTGTGATTATCTGTCGACACCATCGGAAGAACGTGCAAGAGAAGAGGATCGAGGTGGCAGACACTGAACT AGAAAAGGAGAATCTGAAGATTAGAGAAGAAAAGGAGCATAGTCCATTAGAAGACTAG
- the LOC134524910 gene encoding T-cell surface glycoprotein CD3 epsilon chain: protein MGLFYYTCSVSFLAACRFHWKRQPRQSDVVEESKRRRKTRMRLERSLPLLGLLLCVVGTAAQQEFLVEISGTTVTITCPLTEGSITWNPARATATDDERKYVIENHDSTPANVSCSSGDNTYHIYLNARVCTNCEELDALAVTGIITADLLITFGVLILVYYFSKDRKGRASPSAGSRPRGQKVQRPPPVPNPDYEPIRKGQREVYAGLESRGF from the exons ATGGGCTTATTTTACTATACGTGTTCCGTGTCTTTCTTGGCTGCTTGCAGGTTTCACTGGAAACG CCAGCCTCGCCAGTCTGATGTGGTAGAGgagagcaagaggaggaggaagacaaggATGAGGTTGGAGCGGTCCTTGCCTCTGCTGGGACTCCTGCTGTGCGTGG tTGGCACCGCAGCTCAGCAGG AATTCCTGGTGGAGATTTCTGGAACCACGGTGACAATCACGTGTCCCTTGACTGAAGGCAGCATAACCTGGAACCCAGCTAGGGCAACAGCAACCGACGATGAGAGGAAGTACGTTATAGAGAATCATGACAGCACTCCTGCCAACGTGAGTTGTTCGTCAGGTGATAACACGTATCACATCTACCTGAATGCCAGAG tgtGCACAAACTGTGAGGAGCTGGACGCCTTGGCAGTGACAGGGATCATCACTGCGGATCTTCTCATCACCTTCGGGGTGCTGATTCTGGTCTATTACTTCAGCAAAGACAGGAAGGGGAGAGCGAGTCCTAGTGCTGGCAGTCGGCCTCGAG GTCAGAAGGTGCAGCGTCCTCCCCCTGTTCCAAACCCGGACTACGAG CCCATCCGGAAAGGCCAGCGGGAAGTGTATGCAGGCCTGGAATCCAGGGGCTTCTGA